The nucleotide window AGAGGCTGAGGCGATCACCGTGGAACACCTCGCCGAAGCGATCCAGTACCGGGGCCTGGATCGCCAGTGGCGGGGCTGACAACTAGAAGCGGCGGCCCTGGGGCGCGATATTCGTGTAGGTGATCGTGCCGTTTCGATCGACCGTCCGAAACGTCGATCGGGGTAGCGTCGCCGCCGCGCCGCCGTACAGGTAGAGGACGCGGCTCACATACTCGCGCGTCTCCGGATAAGGGGGCACCCCCCGGTATGTGAGGACCGCTTGCTCGCCGGCATTGTAGGCGGCCAGGACGATGCGCAGGTCATCCCCGAAGCGTTCCTTGAGACCCTTGAGGTGGCGAACACCGGCGTCGATATTCTGCCGAGGATCGAAGGAATCCCGCACTCCGAGGATCGCCGCCGTTTCCGGCATGAGCTGCATGAGGCCTCGCGCGCCCCGGCGGGAAACGGCTTTGGGGTTGAACCCCGACTCGGCCCGTATGACCGCCCGGATGAGGGACTCCGGGATGCCGTACCGCTCAGCGGCTTCGCTGATCTCCCGTTCGTAGAGCCGGCGCGGCGGAGCGGCTGGGCGCGCGACGAGCACGATCGGCCTTTTGCTGGCCAGACCGTGTCGTCGATACCGCGGGTCTGTCGGGGCGTTGGTGAAGTGGACGGTCCCGTCAGGGGCGACGAACCGAAATACCTGGGCCGTGGCCGGCCCGGCAGCCCCGGCGGTGGCCAGCAGGACAGCTACCGCGGCCACATGTTTCACACGAGAATTCTAGCGAATCCGGTGACTGTAATGTCAAGAGTCAGAACTGGTATCTGTTCAGAATAGGACACTTAGACGGTGGCTGGCTCGGACGATTCCTCCAGCGCCAGGTCCACCGCCTCGCCGATGCCGTCGACCAGATGGATGGTCATCACCTGGCGGACCTCGAGGGGCAGGTCTTCGTTGAAGCTGTTCTCGTTTCGCCGGGGCAGGATGACGGTACGCACACCGGCTCGGTGGGCGGCCAGGACTTTCTCCTTGATTCCTCCGACAGGGAGCACCCGCCCCGAAAGGCTGATCTCACCGGTCATGGCCAGGCCGGGCCGCAGCCGGCGCCCAGCCAGGAGTGAGGTGAGGGCCACGGCGAGCGTGATACCTGCCGAAGGGCCGTCCTTGGGGATGGCGCCAGCCGGCACATGGACATGAATGTCCGACACTTGCCAAAAGTCCTCGCGGATGCCCAACTCGGAGGCGTGCGATCGGACCCATGACAGCGCCGCCTGGGCCGATTCCTTCATGACGTCGCCGAGCTGACCCGTCAACGTCAACGTTCGTTTACCGTCCATACGAGTCGCCTCGATGAAGAGCAGGTCGCCCCCCGCGGCCGTCCACGCGAGGCCCACCGCCACTCCGGGCACCCGGGTCCGCTCCTCGAGCTCCTCGAACTCGAACCGCGGCGTCCCTAGATAGGCCGTGACGACGTCAGGCGTGACCTGCGCGCGATCCGTACGCCCCGAGGCCCGTTCTCGCGCCACCTTGCGACACACCCCGGCGAGTTCGCGCTCCAGGTTCCGCACGCCGGATTCGCGGGTGTAGCCGCGGGCAAGCAGGCGGAGCGCTTCCGGGGTGAACTCGACGCCGACCCCCGGCTCCAGCCCGTGCTCTCGCGCCTGCTTGGGCACGAGGTGCCGTTGCGCGATCTTGACCTTCTCCTCCTCCGTGTATCCGGCCAATCGGATCACCTCCATGCGGTCCCGCAGCGGAGTCGGCACCGTATCGATCACGTTGGCCGTGGTGATGAACAGCACGCGCGAGAGGTCGACGGGCACATCGAGATAGTGGTCTCGGAACGCGGCGTTCTGCTCGGGGTCGAGCACCTCGAGCAGCGCCGAGGCCGGATCTCCGCGGAAGTCGGCGCCGAGCTTGTCGATCTCGTCCAGCATGAAGACGGGATTCTTCGTGCCCGCTCGACGCAGACCCTGCACGATCTGTCCGGGCAGCGCCCCGATGTAGGTCCGGCGGTGGCCCCGGATCTCCGCTTCGTCCCGGATGCCGCCCAGTGAGATCCGGTGGAACTTCCGGCCGAGAGCCCGCGCGATCGAGCGTCCCAGCGAGGTCTTGCCCACTCCAGGAGGCCCGACGAAACAGAGGATCGGATCCTTGCCCTGAGGGCGGATCTTCTTGACGGCCAGGTGCTCGAGAATGCGCTCCTTGACCTTGGCCAGGCCCTCGTGGTCCTCGTCCAGGATCGCCTGCGCCCGATCGATATCGACGGTGTCGGTCGTCTCGACCCTCCAGGGCATGGCCAGCAGCCAGTCGATGTAGGTCCGGGCCACGGTGTATTCCGCCGCAGCGGCCGGCATCTTGGCCAGCCGGTCGAGCTCGCGCAGCGCCTCGTCGTGCGCTTCCTGTGGCATACCGGCGGCCGCGATCTGCTCCCGCAGCGACTCGATCTCCCGACTGCGCTCGTCTCCGTCCCCCAGCTCCTTCTGGATGGCCTTGAGCTGCTCACGCAGGTAGTACTCGCGCTGGGTCTTGGACATCTCGGACTCGATCTCCGACTGGATCTTCGAGCCCAGGGTGAGGACCTCGACCTCTTTGGTCAGGGCGGTGACCAGCTTTTGCAGCCGCTCCTTGACGTTGGTCGTTTCCAGCAGGTCCTGCTTCAGGGCCAGCGGCAGCGTGGGCAGCGATGAGGCGACCACGTCGGCGAGAACACCGCCACTCGTGGTGCCGGTGACGACCGTGGCCAGCTCGTCGGGCAGCGTGGGGGACAGGGCCACCACCCGTTGGAACAGCGACGTGGCGCTCCGCCCCAGGGCTTCGGCCTCGATGTCCTCGGGCGCGGGCACTTCCTCGGTCAGGGGCTCGATGCGGGCTCGCAGGTAAGGCTCGGTGGCGACGATCTCGAGCACGCGCAGCCGGCTGAGACCCTGCACGACCAGTCGCAACGTGCCGTCCGGTTGCTTGAGCACGCGATGGATCATGGCGAGTGTCCCGAGTTGATGCAGCCCCTCGGCCCGCGGGACCTCTTCGGCGGCGTCGCGCTGGGTCACGGCCGCCACCAGGCGACCGTGCTGCACGGCCTCCTCGATCGCCTGGACAGACGATGGGCGCCCGGCTGCGAGCGGAACGACGGCATTCGGGAACACCACCGCCCCACGCAGGGGCAGGATCCCGATCACGTCGGGGATCGGACGGTCGTGGGCCTGCTCCCTCGTGTCAGACGCCATCGTACGCTCTCAGCCTTTCTGTGATCCGCGTCACTCAGAACAGATCGACTGGCTGCAGGTGCCCGGAGGCCGATCGGACCAGCGCCTCCTTGGCCTCTCGGCGCGGCCGGCTGACCGGCGCGCCTTCTTCGCCGCTTTCCCGCACATAGGCGAGGAGATCCTCGATCTGCCGCTGCATTTCCAGCATTCGACGCCTCATCCTTAGGATGATCTCGACGCCGGCAAGATTCACGCCCAGATCCCGGGTCAAGCGGATGAGTCGGGCCAGTTCTTCCACGTCCTCCGGCGAATACATCCGCGTGCGGCCCTGGGTACGGCTC belongs to Candidatus Methylomirabilota bacterium and includes:
- a CDS encoding MerR family transcriptional regulator gives rise to the protein MNDRSKPLYTIGVVASMLKVHPQTLRFYERKGLLRPSRTQGRTRMYSPEDVEELARLIRLTRDLGVNLAGVEIILRMRRRMLEMQRQIEDLLAYVRESGEEGAPVSRPRREAKEALVRSASGHLQPVDLF
- the lon gene encoding endopeptidase La; this translates as MASDTREQAHDRPIPDVIGILPLRGAVVFPNAVVPLAAGRPSSVQAIEEAVQHGRLVAAVTQRDAAEEVPRAEGLHQLGTLAMIHRVLKQPDGTLRLVVQGLSRLRVLEIVATEPYLRARIEPLTEEVPAPEDIEAEALGRSATSLFQRVVALSPTLPDELATVVTGTTSGGVLADVVASSLPTLPLALKQDLLETTNVKERLQKLVTALTKEVEVLTLGSKIQSEIESEMSKTQREYYLREQLKAIQKELGDGDERSREIESLREQIAAAGMPQEAHDEALRELDRLAKMPAAAAEYTVARTYIDWLLAMPWRVETTDTVDIDRAQAILDEDHEGLAKVKERILEHLAVKKIRPQGKDPILCFVGPPGVGKTSLGRSIARALGRKFHRISLGGIRDEAEIRGHRRTYIGALPGQIVQGLRRAGTKNPVFMLDEIDKLGADFRGDPASALLEVLDPEQNAAFRDHYLDVPVDLSRVLFITTANVIDTVPTPLRDRMEVIRLAGYTEEEKVKIAQRHLVPKQAREHGLEPGVGVEFTPEALRLLARGYTRESGVRNLERELAGVCRKVARERASGRTDRAQVTPDVVTAYLGTPRFEFEELEERTRVPGVAVGLAWTAAGGDLLFIEATRMDGKRTLTLTGQLGDVMKESAQAALSWVRSHASELGIREDFWQVSDIHVHVPAGAIPKDGPSAGITLAVALTSLLAGRRLRPGLAMTGEISLSGRVLPVGGIKEKVLAAHRAGVRTVILPRRNENSFNEDLPLEVRQVMTIHLVDGIGEAVDLALEESSEPATV
- a CDS encoding lytic transglycosylase domain-containing protein, with the protein product MKHVAAVAVLLATAGAAGPATAQVFRFVAPDGTVHFTNAPTDPRYRRHGLASKRPIVLVARPAAPPRRLYEREISEAAERYGIPESLIRAVIRAESGFNPKAVSRRGARGLMQLMPETAAILGVRDSFDPRQNIDAGVRHLKGLKERFGDDLRIVLAAYNAGEQAVLTYRGVPPYPETREYVSRVLYLYGGAAATLPRSTFRTVDRNGTITYTNIAPQGRRF